Proteins from a genomic interval of Ferrovibrio terrae:
- a CDS encoding glycosyl transferase: protein MSSSHFESLVATLAERPMPITELIDQAARLQTSGEADKAILLYRLWDKCNPTDPFRYVAGFNLGTLLSARGDLPAAKAVYEETVTANPDFYPAYINLGNVLERMGNANAAVNQWNLIVQRLATLTAPAIEHKKTAYKQIGRVLESNLQHASCEAVLRQGLTLDPKQNDVAQHFLSQRMILNKWPVVEPWEGVTRMDLMKGFSPLSSGAYSDDPLFQLGGAWAYNRGIGDPSLNGEYLWQTTARKPSKRLRIGYLSSDLREHAIGFLMSELFELHDREKVEVFAYYCGIKTDDPTKRRINAAVEHWIDVSDMDDRAAAERIAADNIDILVDVNGYTRDARTKALSYRPAPVIVNWLGYPGSMASPYHQYIIADEWLIPKDFEVYYTEKVARLPCYQPTDRKRVIATEQPTRADAGLPEDAVVFCCFNGAHKLRKLTFDRWMQILANVPNSVLWLLGSSDVTHETLREGAKARGISPDRIIFAAKQPNPRHLARYPLADLFLDTFPYGAHTTASDALWMGVPVLTFSGRGFASRVCGSLVQAVGMPEMICESPEDYVKKAIALGNDRAALKKCRDKLAKVRDTSVLFDMNGLARSLEGLYQQMWQDFEKGAIPVPDLANLDLYHELSCEEDHEAQEMLAKDNFNGFYQAKIAARHKFRPVPEDRRLWTAKVIKATEQAYMGKKRAS, encoded by the coding sequence ATGAGTAGTTCGCATTTCGAAAGTTTGGTCGCAACACTGGCCGAACGTCCGATGCCCATCACGGAGTTGATTGATCAGGCCGCGCGCCTGCAGACCAGTGGTGAGGCTGACAAGGCGATCCTGCTATACAGGCTGTGGGATAAGTGTAATCCCACCGACCCATTCCGGTATGTGGCAGGTTTCAATCTTGGCACTTTGCTAAGCGCACGCGGCGATCTTCCCGCTGCGAAGGCGGTCTACGAAGAGACCGTCACCGCCAATCCAGATTTCTATCCGGCCTATATCAATCTCGGCAATGTGCTGGAGCGCATGGGCAACGCTAATGCGGCCGTCAATCAGTGGAATCTGATTGTTCAGCGACTGGCCACACTGACCGCGCCGGCGATCGAGCATAAGAAGACCGCCTACAAGCAGATCGGCCGTGTGCTGGAAAGCAATCTGCAGCACGCCTCATGCGAGGCCGTGTTGCGGCAGGGTCTGACGCTCGATCCGAAGCAGAACGATGTCGCGCAGCATTTCCTGTCGCAGCGCATGATCCTGAACAAGTGGCCGGTGGTCGAGCCATGGGAGGGCGTCACCCGCATGGACCTGATGAAGGGCTTCAGCCCGTTATCATCGGGTGCCTATTCGGATGATCCGCTGTTCCAGCTGGGCGGTGCCTGGGCGTATAACCGCGGTATCGGTGATCCTTCCCTTAATGGCGAATATCTTTGGCAGACGACGGCGCGCAAGCCGTCGAAACGGCTGCGCATCGGTTATCTCTCCTCGGATCTGCGCGAGCATGCGATCGGCTTCCTGATGTCAGAGCTGTTCGAATTGCATGATCGCGAGAAGGTCGAGGTCTTCGCATACTATTGCGGCATCAAGACTGACGATCCGACCAAGCGACGCATCAACGCAGCCGTTGAGCACTGGATCGATGTCAGCGACATGGATGACCGTGCAGCGGCAGAGCGCATTGCCGCCGACAACATCGACATCCTGGTCGATGTGAACGGTTATACGCGCGACGCGCGTACCAAGGCGCTGTCGTATCGTCCGGCACCGGTAATCGTGAACTGGCTTGGCTATCCGGGCAGCATGGCGAGTCCATACCATCAGTATATCATTGCGGATGAGTGGCTGATTCCGAAGGATTTCGAGGTGTATTACACGGAGAAGGTGGCGCGCCTGCCGTGCTACCAGCCGACCGACCGTAAGCGCGTGATCGCCACCGAACAGCCGACCCGCGCGGATGCCGGCCTGCCTGAAGATGCCGTGGTGTTCTGCTGCTTCAACGGCGCGCATAAACTGCGCAAGCTCACCTTCGACCGCTGGATGCAGATTCTCGCCAATGTTCCGAACAGCGTTCTGTGGCTGCTCGGGTCGTCCGACGTCACGCATGAAACACTGCGTGAAGGCGCGAAGGCGCGGGGTATCTCGCCGGACCGCATCATTTTCGCCGCTAAGCAGCCAAATCCGAGACACCTGGCGCGCTATCCGCTGGCCGATCTGTTCCTCGACACCTTCCCTTATGGTGCCCATACCACGGCGTCCGATGCACTGTGGATGGGTGTTCCCGTACTGACATTCTCCGGCCGTGGTTTCGCGTCGCGCGTCTGCGGCAGCCTGGTGCAGGCCGTGGGTATGCCGGAAATGATCTGTGAGTCGCCAGAGGATTATGTCAAGAAAGCGATTGCGCTCGGCAACGATCGCGCCGCACTGAAAAAGTGCCGCGACAAGCTGGCCAAGGTGCGCGACACCAGCGTGCTGTTCGATATGAACGGTCTGGCCCGATCGCTCGAGGGCCTGTATCAGCAGATGTGGCAGGACTTCGAGAAGGGGGCAATTCCCGTACCCGATCTTGCTAATCTGGACCTCTATCACGAACTGTCCTGCGAAGAAGATCACGAAGCGCAGGAAATGCTGGCGAAAGACAATTTCAACGGTTTCTACCAGGCCAAGATCGCTGCCCGTCACAAATTCCGCCCAGTTCCCGAGGATCGGCGTTTGTGGACAGCCAAGGTGATCAAGGCCACCGAGCAGGCCTATATGGGAAAAAAGCGCGCGAGTTGA